In Paraburkholderia sp. BL23I1N1, a genomic segment contains:
- a CDS encoding response regulator — MATQILVVDDDVELRDLLRDYLARQGIEVSVLHDAGTLERRLERERPDLIVLDLMMPGVDGLTALRKLRASGDDIPVIMLTARADDVDRIVGLELGADDYLGKPFNPRELLARVQAVLRRRRTLPSAAAPEQREPFNFGRFTLDFQSRTLHLEDKPLTLSGSEFALLKIFVNHPMRTLTRERLLELLHGPEYDGTDRGIDVQVWRLRRILETDPSTPRFIQTVRGRGYVFVPDGEQHAPAH, encoded by the coding sequence ATGGCTACTCAAATACTTGTCGTCGACGACGACGTCGAATTGCGCGATCTTCTGCGCGACTATCTGGCCCGTCAGGGCATCGAAGTTTCGGTGCTGCATGACGCGGGCACGCTTGAGCGCAGGCTCGAACGCGAGCGTCCGGATCTGATCGTGCTCGATCTGATGATGCCGGGCGTAGACGGGCTGACCGCGCTGCGCAAGCTGCGCGCGTCGGGCGACGATATCCCCGTGATCATGCTCACCGCGCGTGCTGACGACGTCGACCGGATTGTCGGGCTGGAGCTCGGCGCGGACGACTATCTCGGCAAACCGTTCAACCCGCGCGAACTATTGGCGCGTGTGCAGGCGGTGCTGCGGCGGCGCCGCACGCTGCCCTCGGCGGCGGCGCCGGAACAGCGCGAGCCGTTCAACTTCGGCCGCTTCACGCTGGATTTCCAGTCGCGCACGCTGCATCTCGAAGACAAGCCGCTCACGCTGTCGGGCAGCGAATTCGCGCTCCTGAAGATTTTCGTGAATCACCCCATGCGCACGCTTACACGCGAGCGCCTGCTCGAACTGCTGCACGGCCCGGAATACGACGGCACCGACCGCGGCATCGACGTCCAGGTGTGGCGTTTGCGTCGCATTCTCGAAACCGATCCGTCCACGCCGCGCTTCATTCAAACGGTGCGCGGGCGCGGCTACGTGTTCGTGCCGGACGGCGAACAGCATGCGCCGGCCCATTGA
- a CDS encoding ATP-binding protein yields the protein MRRPIDSLFGRLALLVIAVLLLSHFAWYALMRLERSQLQTRYAVEEATFLVDAVRQHVARTPDQPLPSRVRLVDPASADVPPDSTALPAPLQRFIEDVRDRMPAGTLVRVGQPGHPPTLWVRATTDRSWIVVPVQPLRPPRSLDRTVLWLAIIFSFAVMAALFAAWALQQPLRSLAQAVARFGRGLPVPPVPERGPRELRQLTHGFNQMVQEVARTENDRAVMLAGVAHDLKTPLARLRLRAEMMEEVKMRDGVVRDVDSMTHIVEQFLVFAHDGADRSEAVEVDAQCERVVRSYRAVAAGAPTVQTELNAGPSFLLPAATLDRILSNLLDNAHAYGAPPIVVATARTAQGYTLSVSDTGSGIAAQDLINASRPFVRLDPARGGNGHSGLGLAIVERLVRRAGGEWEIGNHGGRGLRVLMSFPFEVVPRVMAASESVW from the coding sequence ATGCGCCGGCCCATTGATTCGCTTTTCGGGCGCCTCGCGCTGCTAGTCATTGCAGTGCTGCTGCTGTCGCATTTCGCGTGGTACGCGCTCATGCGGCTCGAGCGCAGCCAGCTGCAAACGCGTTATGCCGTCGAGGAAGCCACTTTCCTCGTCGACGCAGTGCGTCAGCACGTTGCCCGCACGCCTGACCAGCCTTTGCCGTCGCGCGTCAGGCTGGTCGATCCGGCGAGCGCCGATGTGCCGCCGGATAGCACCGCTTTGCCGGCGCCGCTCCAACGTTTCATCGAGGACGTGCGCGATCGCATGCCCGCCGGCACGCTGGTGCGGGTCGGCCAGCCGGGCCATCCGCCCACGCTGTGGGTGCGCGCCACCACGGATCGCAGCTGGATCGTCGTGCCGGTGCAGCCATTGCGCCCGCCGCGTTCGCTCGACCGCACGGTGCTGTGGCTCGCGATCATTTTCTCGTTCGCGGTGATGGCGGCGCTTTTCGCCGCGTGGGCGTTGCAGCAGCCGTTGCGCTCGCTTGCCCAGGCGGTGGCGCGCTTCGGCCGCGGCCTGCCGGTGCCGCCGGTGCCCGAACGCGGTCCGCGCGAGTTGCGGCAACTCACGCACGGCTTCAATCAGATGGTTCAGGAAGTGGCGCGCACTGAAAACGATCGGGCCGTGATGCTGGCCGGCGTCGCGCACGATCTGAAAACGCCGCTGGCGCGCTTGCGTCTGCGCGCCGAAATGATGGAAGAAGTGAAAATGCGTGACGGCGTCGTGCGCGACGTCGATTCAATGACACATATCGTCGAACAGTTTCTGGTGTTCGCCCACGACGGCGCCGATCGCAGCGAAGCGGTCGAAGTGGACGCGCAATGCGAGCGCGTGGTCCGCAGTTATCGCGCGGTCGCGGCGGGTGCGCCCACGGTGCAGACCGAACTCAACGCGGGGCCTAGTTTCCTGCTGCCCGCGGCGACGCTCGACCGGATCCTGTCGAACCTGCTGGATAACGCGCATGCTTACGGCGCGCCGCCGATCGTCGTCGCCACGGCACGCACGGCGCAGGGGTACACGCTTTCGGTAAGCGACACCGGCAGCGGTATCGCCGCGCAGGACCTGATCAATGCCAGCCGGCCGTTCGTTCGGCTCGACCCGGCGCGTGGCGGCAACGGGCATAGCGGGCTGGGGCTCGCGATCGTCGAGCGTCTGGTGCGGCGTGCGGGCGGGGAGTGGGAGATCGGCAACCACGGCGGCCGTGGCTTGCGAGTCCTGATGAGCTTTCCGTTCGAAGTGGTCCCGCGTGTCATGGCGGCTTCGGAAAGCGTCTGGTAG
- a CDS encoding ABC transporter permease: MFLQGYGPLLLNGTWQTVKLAVLSLAFAFVLGLLGAAAKLSKNRFSYGAGTVYTTLVRGVPDLVLMLLLFYSIQIWLNNLTDLLGWDQIDIDPFVAGVAVLGFIYGAYFTETFRGAFLAVPRGQLEAGAAYGMTGWQVFSRIMFPQMMRFALPGIGNNWQVMVKATALVSIIGLADVVKASQDAGKGTLRFFFFTLLAGAIYLVITTVSNFVLMYLEKRYSTGVRKADL; encoded by the coding sequence ATGTTCCTTCAAGGCTACGGCCCGCTGCTTCTCAACGGCACCTGGCAAACCGTCAAACTGGCGGTATTGTCGCTGGCGTTCGCTTTCGTGCTGGGCCTGCTCGGCGCGGCGGCGAAACTGTCGAAGAACCGCTTCTCCTATGGTGCCGGCACCGTCTACACGACGCTGGTGCGCGGCGTGCCCGACCTGGTGCTGATGCTGCTGCTGTTCTACAGCATCCAGATCTGGCTGAATAACCTGACCGACCTGCTCGGCTGGGACCAGATCGACATCGACCCATTCGTGGCTGGTGTCGCGGTGCTGGGCTTCATCTACGGCGCGTACTTCACCGAGACCTTCCGCGGCGCGTTTCTCGCGGTGCCGCGCGGCCAGCTGGAAGCGGGCGCGGCCTACGGCATGACCGGCTGGCAAGTGTTCTCGCGAATCATGTTCCCGCAGATGATGCGCTTCGCGCTGCCCGGCATCGGCAATAACTGGCAGGTGATGGTGAAAGCCACGGCGCTGGTGTCGATCATTGGCCTCGCTGATGTCGTCAAGGCTTCGCAGGATGCGGGCAAGGGCACGTTGCGGTTCTTCTTCTTCACCTTGCTTGCAGGGGCGATCTATCTCGTCATCACCACAGTGTCCAACTTCGTGCTGATGTACCTCGAAAAGCGTTACTCGACTGGCGTGCGAAAGGCGGATCTATGA
- a CDS encoding NAD+ synthase: MKTRIALAQINVTVGDFAGNVAKIVAAARAAHNDGAKLLIAPELALSGYPPEDLLLRPAFYTASAAALADLAAQLKPFAGLHVIVGHPLRDVAHILAHGHGKANAPIERGVPPVDSFNAASLIVSGEVVGTYRKQDLPNTEVFDEKRYFASDPQPFVFELEGVKYGVVICEDAWHASAAQMARAAGAQVLLIPNGSPYHLNKEAVRFDILRARIRETGLPMVYVNMVGAQDELVFDGGSFVLDEKGELVAKMAQFEEGNAIVEFDDGKPLPAAIAPELSLEAQVYAALVMGVRDYINKNGFPGALIGLSGGVDSALVLAVACDALGADRVRAVMMPSRYTADISTTDAAEMARRVGVRYDEIAIAPMFEAFRSSLADEFAGRAEDATEENIQARIRGTLLMALSNKFGSIVLTTGNKSEMAVGYCTLYGDMAGGFAVIKDIAKTLVYKLCHYRNHATTFAKQDVIPERILTRAPSAELRENQTDQDSLPPYEVLDAIMRMYMEEDRSLAEIIAAGYAVEDVKRVTRLIKINEYKRRQAPIGIRVTHRAFGRDWRYPITSRYTEPVE; encoded by the coding sequence ATGAAGACCCGAATCGCTCTTGCTCAAATCAATGTCACCGTCGGCGACTTCGCCGGCAACGTTGCGAAGATTGTCGCTGCCGCGCGCGCCGCGCACAACGATGGTGCGAAGCTGCTGATTGCGCCTGAACTCGCGCTATCCGGCTACCCGCCCGAAGATCTGTTGCTGCGCCCCGCGTTCTACACCGCGAGCGCGGCGGCGCTCGCCGATCTGGCCGCGCAACTGAAGCCCTTCGCCGGCTTGCATGTGATCGTCGGCCATCCGCTGCGTGACGTGGCGCACATCTTGGCGCACGGTCATGGTAAAGCAAACGCGCCGATCGAGCGCGGCGTCCCGCCGGTCGATAGCTTCAACGCGGCCTCGCTGATCGTGAGCGGCGAAGTGGTCGGCACCTATCGCAAGCAGGATTTGCCCAATACCGAGGTGTTCGACGAGAAGCGCTACTTCGCTTCCGATCCGCAACCGTTCGTGTTCGAACTGGAGGGCGTGAAGTACGGTGTGGTGATTTGCGAGGACGCGTGGCATGCGTCGGCTGCGCAAATGGCGAGGGCGGCGGGCGCGCAAGTGCTGCTGATTCCGAATGGTTCGCCGTACCACCTGAACAAGGAGGCGGTGCGCTTCGACATTCTGCGCGCACGGATTCGCGAGACCGGCTTGCCCATGGTCTACGTGAACATGGTCGGCGCGCAGGACGAACTGGTGTTCGACGGCGGCTCGTTCGTGCTCGACGAGAAGGGCGAACTGGTCGCGAAGATGGCGCAGTTCGAAGAAGGCAACGCAATCGTCGAATTCGACGACGGCAAACCGCTGCCCGCCGCGATCGCACCGGAGCTTTCGCTCGAAGCGCAGGTGTACGCCGCGCTCGTGATGGGCGTGCGCGACTACATCAATAAAAACGGCTTCCCGGGCGCGCTGATCGGCCTGTCGGGCGGCGTGGATTCGGCGCTCGTGCTCGCCGTCGCATGTGACGCGCTGGGCGCCGATCGCGTGCGCGCGGTGATGATGCCGTCGCGCTACACGGCGGACATATCGACAACCGATGCCGCCGAGATGGCGCGCCGCGTCGGCGTACGTTACGACGAAATCGCGATCGCGCCGATGTTCGAAGCGTTCCGCAGCTCGCTCGCCGATGAATTCGCCGGCCGCGCCGAAGACGCCACTGAAGAAAACATTCAGGCTCGTATTCGCGGCACTTTGTTGATGGCGCTGTCGAACAAGTTCGGCTCGATCGTGCTGACCACCGGCAACAAGAGCGAGATGGCGGTGGGCTACTGCACGTTATACGGCGACATGGCCGGCGGTTTCGCGGTGATCAAGGACATCGCCAAGACCCTGGTCTACAAGCTGTGCCATTACCGTAACCATGCCACCACCTTTGCAAAGCAGGACGTGATTCCCGAGCGGATTCTGACGCGCGCGCCGTCGGCGGAACTGCGCGAGAACCAGACCGATCAGGACAGCTTGCCACCGTATGAAGTGCTCGACGCGATCATGCGCATGTACATGGAAGAGGACCGCTCGCTTGCTGAAATCATCGCGGCGGGCTACGCGGTGGAGGACGTGAAACGCGTCACGCGTCTCATCAAGATCAACGAATACAAGCGCCGTCAGGCGCCGATCGGCATTCGCGTCACGCATCGCGCGTTCGGCCGCGACTGGCGTTATCCGATTACGTCGCGCTACACCGAGCCGGTGGAGTGA
- the glnK gene encoding P-II family nitrogen regulator: MKRITAVIKPFKLDEVREALAEVGLTGLTVTEVKGFGRQKGHTELYRGAEYVVDFLPKVKIEVVVADNQCDQVIDAIIGAARTGKIGDGKIFVAEVERVIRIRTGEENEAAV; encoded by the coding sequence ATGAAGCGCATCACTGCAGTCATTAAACCGTTCAAACTCGACGAAGTGCGCGAGGCGCTCGCTGAAGTCGGCCTCACGGGGCTGACCGTGACTGAAGTCAAGGGTTTCGGCCGGCAAAAAGGCCACACCGAGCTCTATCGTGGTGCAGAGTACGTGGTCGACTTTCTGCCGAAAGTGAAGATCGAAGTAGTGGTCGCGGACAACCAGTGCGATCAGGTGATCGACGCGATCATCGGCGCGGCGCGCACCGGCAAGATCGGCGACGGCAAGATTTTCGTCGCGGAAGTGGAGCGTGTGATCCGGATTCGCACCGGCGAAGAAAACGAAGCGGCGGTCTGA
- a CDS encoding ABC transporter permease: MIEIIQEYWRNYLYTDGYRLTGVVITLWLLVVSIGLGFCLSIPLAVARVSKKKWLAGLVWLYTYIFRGTPLYVQLLLCYTGLYSLEIIRNHELTNAFFRDGMHCTLLAFTLNTCAYTTEIFAGAIKATPYGEIEAARAYGMSSFTLYRRVILPSALRRALPYYSNEVILMLHATTVAFTATVPDILKIARDVNSATYQSFNAFGLAALLYLTISFALVWLFRRAERRWLAYLRPQGK, encoded by the coding sequence ATGATCGAGATCATTCAGGAATACTGGCGCAACTATCTGTATACCGACGGCTACCGCCTCACCGGTGTCGTGATTACGCTGTGGCTGCTGGTGGTGTCGATCGGGCTCGGCTTCTGCCTGTCGATTCCGCTTGCGGTCGCGCGCGTATCGAAGAAGAAATGGCTCGCCGGCCTAGTGTGGCTGTATACGTATATCTTTCGCGGCACGCCGCTCTACGTACAGCTGCTGCTCTGCTACACCGGCTTGTACAGCCTAGAAATCATCCGCAACCACGAACTGACCAACGCGTTCTTCCGCGACGGCATGCATTGCACGCTGCTCGCGTTCACGCTGAACACCTGCGCGTACACCACCGAAATTTTCGCGGGCGCGATCAAGGCCACGCCGTATGGCGAGATCGAAGCGGCGCGCGCGTATGGCATGTCGTCGTTCACGCTGTACCGGCGGGTGATTCTGCCGTCGGCGCTGCGCCGTGCGTTGCCGTACTACAGCAATGAAGTGATCCTGATGCTGCACGCCACCACCGTCGCGTTCACCGCGACCGTGCCGGACATTCTCAAGATCGCACGCGACGTGAACTCGGCCACGTATCAGTCGTTCAATGCGTTCGGCCTCGCCGCCCTGCTCTATCTGACGATTTCTTTTGCGCTCGTGTGGCTGTTCCGCCGCGCCGAGCGCCGCTGGCTCGCTTACCTGCGGCCGCAAGGCAAATAA
- a CDS encoding GNAT family N-acetyltransferase, with translation MNQERFDYRTGILASPSEVDAAEWNALLAQQTQPTPFLRHEFLSALSATRCAVADTGWAPQFVTLTDPRTDKLVAAAPVYLKGHSYGEYVFDWAWADAYKRNGLPYYPKLLCAVPFTPVQGNRLLSADTHALRHLAATLMAFAEQADVSSLHVLFPTETEAAALTDMGMMLREGVQFHWLNDGYRDFDDFLSTLEQKKRKNIRAERRKVQEAGVTMRRIRGEDIQDADWRFFSKCYRQTYREHFSSPYLNLDFFRMIGASMPENLLLVIAEYDGKPIASSLVVYQRDEKTGGTLYGRYWGALEHVPCLHFETAYYQPLEFCIEEKLGAFEGGAQGEHKMARGFLPTVTRSAHWLAHPAFADAVGHFLDNEKNSIHAYVDELREHNPFKG, from the coding sequence TTGAACCAGGAACGCTTTGATTATCGCACGGGCATTCTGGCGTCGCCCTCCGAGGTGGACGCCGCGGAATGGAATGCCCTCCTTGCGCAGCAGACACAGCCCACGCCGTTTTTGCGGCACGAGTTTCTGAGTGCGCTCTCCGCGACCCGATGTGCGGTCGCCGATACCGGCTGGGCGCCGCAATTCGTCACGCTCACCGACCCGCGCACCGACAAACTCGTGGCGGCCGCGCCTGTGTATCTGAAGGGCCACTCGTACGGTGAATATGTCTTCGACTGGGCCTGGGCCGACGCGTACAAACGCAACGGCCTGCCCTATTACCCGAAGCTGCTGTGCGCCGTGCCGTTCACACCGGTGCAAGGCAACCGGCTGTTGTCGGCGGATACGCATGCCCTCAGGCATCTGGCGGCAACGCTGATGGCGTTCGCCGAGCAAGCCGACGTGTCGTCATTGCACGTGCTGTTTCCGACCGAAACGGAGGCCGCCGCGCTAACCGACATGGGCATGATGCTGCGCGAAGGCGTGCAATTCCACTGGCTCAACGACGGCTATCGCGACTTCGACGATTTCCTCTCCACGCTCGAACAGAAGAAACGCAAGAACATCCGCGCGGAGCGTCGCAAGGTGCAGGAAGCCGGCGTGACGATGCGCCGGATTCGCGGCGAAGATATCCAGGACGCCGACTGGCGATTCTTCAGCAAGTGCTACCGGCAAACCTACCGCGAGCACTTTTCGAGTCCGTATCTGAACCTCGATTTCTTCCGGATGATCGGTGCGTCGATGCCGGAAAATCTGCTGCTGGTGATCGCCGAATACGACGGCAAACCGATCGCGAGTTCGCTCGTGGTCTATCAGCGCGATGAGAAAACTGGCGGCACCTTGTACGGCCGTTACTGGGGTGCGCTCGAACATGTGCCGTGCCTGCACTTCGAAACGGCGTACTACCAGCCGCTCGAATTCTGCATCGAAGAAAAGCTCGGTGCGTTCGAAGGCGGCGCCCAGGGCGAGCACAAGATGGCGCGCGGTTTTTTGCCGACGGTGACGCGCTCGGCGCATTGGCTCGCGCATCCGGCCTTCGCCGATGCGGTCGGCCATTTCCTCGACAACGAAAAGAACAGCATTCACGCGTATGTGGACGAGCTGCGCGAACACAATCCGTTCAAAGGTTGA
- a CDS encoding periplasmic heavy metal sensor, with amino-acid sequence MSTKKMSRVLAVAATALAIGAGAAYAAQPAAHGGPGGWHGHFMKELGQLHDQLKLNADQEKQWQAALDTMKQNHEAMRANHEQIKNQMKAAQQQPILDLNAMAASHQQVEQKDAQLRQQTTDAWLKFYNGLNDQQKTTVSTALKQRFAKMEARHEKMRDRWEHHKDAASAPAANQ; translated from the coding sequence ATGTCCACCAAAAAAATGTCGCGCGTTCTCGCCGTTGCCGCCACTGCCCTCGCCATCGGCGCGGGTGCCGCCTATGCCGCACAACCCGCCGCTCACGGCGGCCCCGGCGGCTGGCATGGCCACTTCATGAAGGAACTCGGGCAACTGCATGACCAGTTGAAGCTGAACGCGGATCAGGAAAAGCAATGGCAGGCCGCGCTCGACACCATGAAGCAGAACCACGAAGCCATGCGCGCCAACCATGAACAGATCAAGAACCAGATGAAGGCCGCACAGCAGCAGCCGATCCTGGATCTGAACGCCATGGCGGCCAGCCACCAGCAAGTCGAGCAGAAAGACGCGCAACTGCGTCAGCAAACCACGGACGCGTGGCTCAAGTTCTATAACGGCTTGAACGACCAGCAGAAGACCACCGTCAGCACGGCGCTGAAGCAGCGTTTTGCGAAGATGGAAGCACGTCACGAGAAGATGCGCGACCGCTGGGAACATCACAAGGACGCAGCGTCGGCGCCGGCTGCGAATCAGTAA
- a CDS encoding pirin family protein, with protein MIEIRRSDERGHANHGWLDSYHSFSFADYRDPQHVHFGPLRVINEDRIAGGQGFGTHGHRDMEIVTYVLEGALAHRDSMGNGSTIRPGDVQRMSAGTGVQHSEFNASQDEQAHLLQIWVIPQRAGDPPGYEEKRFDDADKRGRLRVVASPDGRDGSVTIHADASIYAALIDGAERAAFALPKGRLVYVHVARGALTVNGEALQTGDAAKLSETDTVTLEKGENAEVLLFDLGPLNG; from the coding sequence ATGATCGAGATTCGCCGTTCCGACGAACGCGGCCACGCCAATCACGGCTGGCTCGATTCGTATCACAGCTTCTCGTTTGCCGACTACCGCGACCCGCAACACGTGCATTTCGGACCGCTGCGGGTGATCAACGAGGACCGCATCGCCGGTGGCCAGGGCTTCGGCACGCACGGCCATCGCGACATGGAAATCGTCACGTATGTACTCGAAGGCGCGCTCGCGCACCGCGACAGCATGGGCAACGGTTCGACCATCCGTCCCGGCGACGTGCAGCGCATGAGCGCCGGCACGGGTGTGCAGCATAGCGAGTTCAACGCATCGCAGGACGAGCAGGCGCACCTGTTGCAGATCTGGGTGATTCCGCAGCGCGCGGGCGACCCGCCCGGCTACGAGGAAAAACGCTTCGACGATGCCGACAAGCGCGGGCGTCTGCGCGTGGTCGCCTCGCCCGACGGCCGCGACGGCTCCGTCACGATTCATGCGGATGCCTCGATCTACGCGGCGCTGATCGACGGCGCGGAACGGGCTGCGTTCGCGTTGCCGAAAGGCCGGCTGGTGTATGTGCACGTGGCGCGCGGAGCGTTGACTGTGAATGGCGAAGCGCTCCAGACCGGCGACGCCGCCAAGCTCAGCGAGACCGATACGGTGACGCTCGAAAAGGGTGAGAACGCCGAAGTGCTGCTGTTCGATCTCGGTCCGCTCAACGGATAA
- a CDS encoding ABC transporter ATP-binding protein: MNTKKQKLFVDELHKQYGDNEVLRGVSLRANAGDVISVIGSSGSGKSTMLRCINFLEQPNAGRIFVDGEEVRTQIGKAGALRVSDPKQLQRVRTKLSMVFQHFNLWSHMNVLENIIEAPVNVLGLKRKEAEDRARQYLEKVGLAPRLEKQYPSHLSGGQQQRVAIARALAMHPDVMLFDEPTSALDPELVGEVLKVMQTLAEEGRTMIVVTHEMAFARNVSNHVMFLHQGRVEEEGHPDEVFKNTKSERLKQFLSGSLK, from the coding sequence ATGAACACCAAGAAGCAAAAGCTCTTCGTCGACGAGCTTCACAAACAGTACGGCGACAACGAAGTCCTCAGGGGCGTGTCGCTGAGGGCCAACGCCGGCGACGTGATCAGCGTGATCGGTTCGTCCGGTTCGGGCAAGAGCACGATGCTTCGCTGCATCAACTTCCTCGAACAGCCGAACGCCGGGCGTATCTTTGTCGACGGTGAAGAAGTCCGCACGCAGATCGGCAAGGCCGGCGCGCTGCGCGTGTCCGATCCGAAGCAGTTGCAGCGCGTGCGCACCAAGCTCTCGATGGTGTTCCAGCACTTCAACCTGTGGTCGCACATGAACGTGCTCGAGAACATCATCGAGGCGCCGGTCAACGTGCTGGGTCTGAAGCGCAAGGAGGCCGAAGACCGGGCGCGCCAGTATCTGGAGAAAGTGGGCCTCGCGCCGCGTCTCGAGAAGCAATACCCGTCGCATCTGTCGGGCGGACAGCAGCAACGCGTGGCGATCGCGCGCGCGTTGGCCATGCATCCGGACGTGATGTTGTTCGACGAACCGACTTCCGCACTCGATCCCGAACTGGTCGGCGAAGTGCTCAAGGTCATGCAGACGCTCGCCGAAGAAGGCCGCACGATGATCGTCGTGACCCATGAAATGGCGTTCGCGCGCAACGTGTCGAATCACGTGATGTTCCTGCATCAAGGCCGCGTCGAAGAAGAAGGCCATCCGGACGAAGTCTTCAAGAACACAAAGAGCGAACGGCTCAAGCAGTTCCTCTCCGGCAGCCTCAAATAA
- a CDS encoding ABC transporter substrate-binding protein translates to MKKAALCVALAVMATGAMAKEWKTVRIGVDASYPPFESKAASGQVVGFDVDLTKALCAKMNVKCVWVEQDLDGIIPALKGKKFDAIVSSLTVTDKRREQIDFSDKLFDAPARMIAKAGSPLLPTAESLKGKHVGVEQGSTQEAYAKAYWEPKGVTVVSYQNQDQVYADVASGRLDAALQDELQADAGFLKTPRGKGFAWAGPEVKDPRTIGEGTAIGLRKDDVELKAMFNQALAQVHQDGTFRKLEKQYFDVDIYPGH, encoded by the coding sequence ATGAAAAAGGCCGCACTGTGCGTGGCGCTTGCCGTCATGGCCACCGGCGCGATGGCGAAAGAATGGAAAACCGTGCGCATCGGGGTGGACGCCAGCTACCCGCCGTTCGAATCGAAGGCGGCAAGCGGCCAGGTGGTCGGCTTCGACGTCGATTTGACCAAAGCGCTGTGCGCGAAAATGAACGTCAAGTGTGTGTGGGTCGAGCAGGACCTGGACGGGATCATCCCGGCGTTGAAGGGCAAGAAATTCGACGCGATCGTGTCGTCGCTGACCGTCACGGACAAGCGCCGCGAACAGATCGATTTCTCCGACAAGCTGTTCGACGCCCCGGCCCGCATGATCGCCAAAGCCGGCTCGCCGCTCTTGCCCACGGCCGAATCGCTGAAGGGCAAGCATGTCGGCGTCGAGCAGGGCTCGACCCAGGAGGCCTACGCCAAGGCGTACTGGGAGCCCAAAGGCGTCACCGTGGTGTCCTACCAGAATCAGGATCAGGTCTACGCCGACGTCGCTTCGGGACGTCTCGACGCCGCATTGCAGGACGAATTGCAAGCCGACGCCGGGTTCCTGAAGACGCCGCGCGGTAAAGGCTTCGCCTGGGCCGGCCCGGAAGTAAAAGACCCCAGGACGATTGGTGAAGGCACGGCCATCGGCCTGCGCAAGGATGACGTCGAGCTGAAAGCGATGTTCAACCAGGCGTTGGCGCAGGTGCACCAGGACGGGACGTTCAGGAAACTCGAAAAGCAGTACTTCGACGTCGACATCTATCCGGGTCACTGA
- a CDS encoding porin produces MKKALLAAALMTAGVVAHAQSSVTLYGRLDAGLEYISGLPNNSYTGSTSRFRAESGDWGTSLWGMKGVEDIGGGNKVLFQLEGSFNTMNGQGPGGGGLFNRWATVGMANDAYGTLTLGRMLFISNGVWDFDPFGQSNWSSASLVRGRNWPQSSNNIAYQSPKLYGFDVYGQYALSNATNWNGNGTTPQGREAGLQLTYTSSLFQVRGLYDEIRNSANGQFTDPFNFSREYTAAANVFLGQFKIQAAYQAIRTSSSASAAGASPTSLDHEWGGVTWQATPAAALIAAVYHVNANKGAGNATIYTIGGSYNLSKRTLLDIQVATARNSKTANFGLDANTAGVGGTGNPAMSPAGSYNENPLPGHSQTGVYAGIQHSF; encoded by the coding sequence ATGAAGAAAGCTTTGCTCGCCGCTGCGTTGATGACAGCCGGTGTAGTTGCCCACGCCCAAAGCAGCGTGACGCTGTACGGCCGCCTTGACGCTGGCCTGGAATACATCAGCGGCCTTCCGAACAACAGCTATACCGGTTCCACGTCGCGCTTCCGTGCGGAAAGCGGCGACTGGGGTACGAGCCTGTGGGGCATGAAGGGCGTCGAAGACATCGGCGGCGGAAACAAGGTCCTGTTCCAGTTGGAAGGCTCGTTCAACACGATGAACGGTCAGGGCCCTGGTGGCGGTGGTCTCTTCAATCGTTGGGCAACAGTCGGTATGGCGAACGACGCGTACGGTACGCTGACATTGGGCCGCATGCTCTTCATCTCGAACGGCGTGTGGGACTTCGACCCGTTCGGTCAGTCAAACTGGTCGTCGGCATCGCTGGTGCGTGGCCGCAACTGGCCGCAATCGAGCAACAACATCGCGTACCAGTCGCCGAAGCTCTACGGCTTTGACGTGTACGGCCAGTACGCGCTGTCGAACGCGACGAACTGGAACGGTAACGGCACGACGCCGCAAGGCCGCGAAGCCGGTCTGCAACTCACGTACACCTCGTCGCTGTTCCAGGTGCGCGGCTTGTACGACGAAATCCGCAACAGCGCGAACGGTCAATTCACCGACCCGTTCAACTTCTCGCGTGAATACACGGCTGCTGCCAACGTGTTCCTTGGCCAGTTCAAGATCCAGGCTGCGTACCAGGCGATCCGCACGTCGAGCTCTGCCAGCGCAGCCGGCGCGTCACCGACCTCGCTCGATCACGAATGGGGTGGCGTGACGTGGCAAGCCACGCCGGCTGCCGCGCTGATCGCTGCGGTCTATCACGTGAACGCGAACAAGGGCGCGGGTAACGCAACGATCTACACGATCGGCGGTTCGTACAACCTGTCCAAGCGCACGTTGCTGGACATCCAGGTCGCAACCGCGCGTAACAGCAAGACGGCTAACTTCGGCCTCGACGCGAACACCGCAGGTGTTGGTGGTACGGGCAACCCGGCTATGTCGCCTGCAGGCTCGTACAACGAGAACCCGCTGCCGGGTCATAGCCAGACTGGTGTGTACGCAGGTATTCAACACTCGTTCTAA